One Bdellovibrio bacteriovorus str. Tiberius DNA segment encodes these proteins:
- a CDS encoding thiamine pyrophosphate-dependent dehydrogenase E1 component subunit alpha gives MAKKTTVKAGGKAAAGKTTKKAAKPAAKSTVKASKKATAPAKKKQSFGGLSEEILLRMHNLMVKSRVLEERLIKIYKAGEAYFWIGGPGEEAWGVALGMLARKGSGPENDWLHLHYRCTPTMVALGMDMIDSIRLMMNRATDPSTGGRNFSSHYCFPQWNVAPVTSPLEVQYPIACGTAHVQKRAGKGAISIVTGGDAGTAEGDFASCLILASRKGQELPMLITVQNNGYGISTPYEGQHGETNIADRAAAFNIRSRVINGNDPIETYLALKEEMEYIRKTGKPSFIEAKVTRLYGHSSADGANKKPHLFDPVLTFEKNLIDAGILDPKAAKKIWEDYEAEGVNAQEQARQEPVPTPESVWDHVYVNSENADWRKF, from the coding sequence AAACCTGCTGCAAAGTCCACTGTGAAAGCTTCTAAAAAAGCGACTGCTCCTGCAAAAAAGAAGCAGAGCTTTGGTGGATTGTCTGAAGAAATTTTGCTTCGCATGCATAACCTGATGGTTAAATCCCGCGTGCTTGAAGAACGTCTGATCAAAATTTATAAAGCCGGTGAGGCTTACTTCTGGATTGGTGGACCTGGTGAGGAAGCCTGGGGTGTTGCCTTGGGTATGCTGGCGCGCAAAGGCTCTGGCCCAGAGAACGACTGGTTGCACCTGCACTATCGCTGTACTCCGACGATGGTGGCTTTGGGCATGGACATGATTGATTCCATCCGCTTGATGATGAACCGTGCGACGGATCCATCCACAGGTGGTCGTAACTTCTCCAGCCACTATTGCTTCCCGCAGTGGAACGTGGCTCCGGTGACGTCTCCTTTGGAAGTTCAATATCCGATCGCGTGTGGTACGGCTCACGTGCAAAAGCGTGCGGGTAAAGGTGCGATCTCTATCGTGACTGGTGGTGACGCTGGGACTGCTGAAGGTGACTTCGCATCCTGCTTGATTCTTGCCTCCCGTAAGGGCCAGGAACTTCCGATGCTGATCACTGTTCAGAACAACGGCTACGGTATTTCGACTCCGTATGAAGGTCAGCACGGTGAAACGAACATCGCGGATCGCGCTGCTGCGTTCAACATCCGTTCCCGTGTGATCAACGGCAATGACCCGATTGAAACTTATCTGGCTCTGAAAGAAGAGATGGAATACATCCGTAAAACCGGCAAACCATCCTTCATCGAAGCGAAGGTGACTCGTTTGTACGGTCACTCTTCCGCGGACGGCGCCAATAAAAAACCACACTTGTTTGACCCGGTTCTGACTTTCGAAAAAAACCTGATCGATGCTGGCATTCTGGATCCGAAGGCTGCGAAGAAGATCTGGGAAGACTATGAAGCCGAAGGCGTCAACGCCCAGGAACAAGCCCGCCAGGAACCGGTGCCGACTCCGGAATCTGTTTGGGATCATGTTTACGTTAACAGCGAAAATGCAGATTGGAGAAAATTCTAA
- a CDS encoding alpha-ketoacid dehydrogenase subunit beta, whose product MASIAQAIRMALHYGEANMGVKDIFGQDVGAPLGGVFTATQGLETAWNSTLDERGIISMAMGIAMGGDRCVAEIQFADYIFNTIDLLKIAGNTLWCTNGQIQLPMVVMTPVGAGIFGSVYHSHSFDAWASRLQGWKIVMPSNPLDAYGLMLSAIEDPNPVLYLKSKALMRHKGDELIPGEPADEKELKAMIDKPVQNSEGWKPRWPELEKYMVPIGKGKITHAGEHITVVTYSRMVHLCDEVAVKLAEEGISVEVIDLRSIYPYDWPMIKESIEKTGRVLFVNEDTEVTNFGEHLAYRATQECFYQLMARPRVLAGKNLPGIGLHPNLEKNSVPQIHDIELAIREVVAEVP is encoded by the coding sequence ATGGCAAGTATTGCTCAGGCCATCAGAATGGCCCTTCACTATGGTGAAGCCAACATGGGAGTTAAAGACATCTTCGGTCAGGACGTGGGCGCACCACTGGGGGGCGTTTTCACAGCGACTCAAGGTTTGGAAACGGCGTGGAACTCCACTCTGGATGAACGTGGGATCATCAGCATGGCGATGGGTATCGCGATGGGTGGTGACCGCTGCGTGGCTGAAATCCAGTTTGCGGACTATATCTTCAACACCATCGATCTTTTGAAAATTGCCGGTAACACTTTGTGGTGCACAAACGGTCAGATTCAATTGCCAATGGTGGTGATGACTCCGGTGGGTGCGGGGATCTTTGGTTCCGTTTACCACTCTCATTCCTTCGATGCATGGGCCTCCCGCCTGCAAGGCTGGAAGATCGTGATGCCGTCCAATCCGTTGGATGCTTACGGTTTGATGCTTTCTGCGATCGAAGATCCAAATCCGGTTCTTTATTTGAAATCCAAGGCGTTGATGCGCCATAAAGGTGATGAGCTGATCCCGGGTGAGCCTGCGGATGAAAAAGAGCTTAAAGCCATGATCGACAAACCAGTTCAGAATTCTGAAGGCTGGAAGCCGCGCTGGCCGGAACTTGAAAAATACATGGTTCCAATCGGCAAGGGCAAGATCACTCACGCGGGTGAACACATCACGGTTGTCACATACAGCCGCATGGTGCACCTGTGTGACGAAGTGGCGGTGAAACTGGCAGAAGAAGGCATCTCAGTTGAGGTGATCGATCTGCGCTCGATTTATCCATACGACTGGCCGATGATTAAAGAATCCATCGAAAAAACCGGCCGCGTATTGTTCGTGAACGAGGACACGGAAGTGACCAACTTCGGTGAGCACTTGGCGTACCGTGCGACTCAAGAGTGCTTCTATCAACTGATGGCGCGTCCGCGTGTTCTGGCTGGTAAAAACCTGCCGGGCATCGGTCTGCATCCGAACCTTGAAAAGAACTCTGTGCCACAGATCCATGACATTGAACTTGCGATTCGTGAAGTCGTAGCGGAAGTGCCGTAA